One Oncorhynchus masou masou isolate Uvic2021 chromosome 18, UVic_Omas_1.1, whole genome shotgun sequence DNA window includes the following coding sequences:
- the irf3 gene encoding interferon regulatory factor 3, with protein MSQSKPLLIPWLREQINSGRYPGVTWTNPEQTEFCIPWKHALRQDSCSDDVLIFKAWAEVSNGRVQGDHSIWKRNFRSALRAKGFKLLLDNKNDAANPNKLFQWPDEAPTGGSQHPEHDLNQDPSPLQESHGLPSFNDFYLVAEETVYTAEGISTTINQDILQKCLQGLNIEPTAIQCYELPGEELQYPMEGTIGGHVLLGHQQYPVVMEDAVGGAVLPPQPVYPMDGAVGGAHEQQVVEQLTNELSRTMVGENFKTHFRVSVYYRGVKMPEQLVENEAGFRLVYRPELTQPLLDPNSGLNLVSLPSPPPVRDETQAKLTQDILALLGEGLEVGASGSIIYGLRKGEIKAFWSLDKFDNSRRPQGVSKCPEPLYQVKDFYGGLLKFIKNEGKCPPFSLFFCLGEKWPDPGNRPWEKKLVMVEVVLTALELLKSMAVEGGASSLQSVELQLSLQESLQEMMDFCQRGTDPPTVKY; from the exons ATGTCTCAATCCAAACCGCTCCTCATCCCTTGGCTGCGCGAACAGATAAATAGTGGCCGGTATCCCGGGGTTACCTGGACCAATCCGGAGCAAACAGAGTTCTGCATCCCTTGGAAACATGCTTTGAGGCAGGATTCCTGCAGCGATGATGTACTTATTTTCAAG GCATGGGCTGAGGTTAGCAATGGTAGGGTTCAAGGTGACCACTCCATTTGGAAGAGAAACTTCCGTTCTGCCCTCCGAGCCAAGGGGTTCAAATTGCTCCTTGACAACAAAAATGATGCAGCCAACCCCAACAAACTGTTCCAGTGGCCAGATGAGGCACCCACAGGAG GATCTCAGCACCCAGAACATGATCTGAATCAAGATCCCAGTCCATTACAAGAA AGTCATGGTCTACCATCTTTTAATGACTTTTACCTTGTAGCAGAAGAAACTGTATACACAG CGGAGGGGATCTCAACCACTATCAACCAGGATATACTTCAGAAATGTCTGCAAGGGTTGAACATTGAACCAACAG CTATTCAGTGTTATGAACTCCCCGGCGAGGAACTGCAATATCCAATGGAGGGCACGATTGGAGGTCATGTTTTGCTAGGGCATCAGCAGTATCCGGTTGTAATGGAGGATGCTGTGGGTGGAGCTGTGTTGCCCCCGCAACCAGTGTATCCAATGGATGGAGCCGTCGGTGGTGCCCATGAACAGCAGGTGGTGGAGCAGTTAACAAATGAATTGTCCAGAACCATGGTGGGCGAAAATTTTA AAACTCACTTCAGGGTTTCTGTGTACTACCGGGGAGTGAAGATGCCTGAGCAACTGGTTGAGAACGAGGCAGGGTTCAGATTAGTCTACAG ACCTGAACTTACACAACCGCTTCTGGACCCAAATTCTGGCCTGAATCTGGTCTCTCTGCCCAGTCCACCACCTGTCCGGGACGAAACTCAGGCCAAACTGACCCAAGATATCCTGGCTCTCCTGGGAGAGGGCCTGGAGGTGGGTGCCTCCGGGTCCATCATCTACGGACTCCGTAAGGGTGAAATTAAGGCCTTCTGGAGCCTTGACAAGTTTGACAATAGCAGGAGGCCCCAGGGAGTGTCCAAATGCCCGGAACCACTATATCAGGTCAAGGACTTCTATGGAG GGCTGTTGAAGTTCATAAAAAATGAAGGAAAATGTCCCCCCTTTTCTCTATTCTTCTGTCTGGGAGAGAAGTGGCCAGACCCGGGCAACAGACCCTGGGAGAAGAAACTGGTCATGGTCGAg GTGGTGTTAACCGCTCTGGAGCTACTGAAGTCAATGGCGGTGGAAGGTGGTGCCTCCTCTCTGCAGTCTGTGGAACTGCAGCTGTCCTTGCAGGAGTCCCTGCAGGAGATGATGGACTTTTGCCAAAGAGGGACTGATCCACCTACTGTAAAATACTGA